Below is a genomic region from Rhodococcus sp. WMMA185.
ACGACATCGCGGAACTAGATCCCGAAGGCGTCGTACCGATGAATGGTCTCACCTGTCGTTTCAACCCCTGGCCGTTCCCTCGCGGATAGCAGGCCACGCAGCAGGCCCTGCGGATGGCTCGATCGGGAAGAATCGGTTCCGGCAGGATGTTGGAACTAGGGCATCTAGACAACTAGGGCATCTGGACAGGCCATCTACGTGGGAAGCCGCGCAATCGTCAGGAGTGGACCGTGCTGCTCGACCGTTCTGTGAATACCCCCCAGGCACTACCGCCTTTGGTGGAACCGGATGCCGAACTCACCCGGGAAGAGGTCGCGAGGTACAGCAGGCACCTGATTATTCCGGATGTCGGTATGGCGGGGCAGAAGCGACTCAAGAACGCGAAGGTGCTTGTGATCGGCGCCGGTGGTCTCGGCTCTCCGGCGCTTCTCTATCTCGCGGCCGCAGGTGTGGGCACGATCGGCATCGTCGAGTTCGACGAGGTGGACATGTCGAACCTGCAGCGGCAGGTCATTCACGGCCGTTCGGACCTGGGTCGCAGCAAGGCCGAGAGCGCCCGCGACTCGATCCTCGAAATCAATGACGCTGTCGACGTCCGGCTGCACCAGTTCCGCCTCGAACCGGACAATGCAGTCGAGTTGTTCCGACAGTACGATCTGATCCTCGACGGAACCGACAACTTCGCCACCAGGTATCTCGTCAACGATGCCGCAGTGCTGGCGCACAAGCCCTATGTGTGGGGTTCGATCTACCGCTTCGAGGGTCAGACGTCCGTCTTCTGGGAGGACGCGCCGAATGGTCGCGGACTCAACTACCGCGACCTGTACCCGGAGGCACCACCGCCTGGCATGGTCCCCTCGTGCGCCGAGGGGGGCGTGCTCGGTGTGTTGTGCGCGTCGATCGGCTCGATCATGGCAACCGAAGCGGTCAAGTTGATCACCGGAATCGGGGAATCCCTGTTGGGCCGGTTGATGGTGTACGACGCACTCGATATGACCTATCGCACCATTACCCTCCGACGGGACCCCGCGCGGACACCGATCACCGAGCTGATCGACTACGACGAATTCTGTGGCGTGGTGTCCGAGGAGGGTCAAGCGGCGGCAGTTGGATCGACCATCACTGCCACGGAGTTGGCCGAGCTTCTCGACTCTGGCACGGACATCGAGCTGGTCGACGTCCGTGAGCCCGTCGAGTGGGACATCGTCCACCTACCGGGCGCGGTACTGATCCCCAAGGACCGCATTCTGTCGGGCGAAGCGCTGTCCGAGCTTCCGCAGGACAAACAGATCGTCCTGCACTGCAAGACAGGTGTGAGGTCTGCCGAGGCGCTGGCGGCGCTGAAGGAGGCGGGTTTCTCTACCGCCACGCATTTGCAGGGCGGCGTCATGGCGTGGGCGAAGCAGGTGGATTCCAGCCTTCCGGTGTACTGAGTGGCCGAGCCCGGCGAGTTGGGCCCGGTGCGTAGCCGGATATGCGGCCGCTGTATGATTGCCGATTTCTGATCAGCGCGTCTTCCACGGTGGCGGGGTTGGTCGGCGGTAGCGTTGGCGTTGTGAGCACAGGCCAACCACCTCTTCACGTGTGCTCCACGTTCGGCCTCCGGGACGTCGAGCCCATTGCACTCGGTGCGGACTGGGACGGCGGGTGGCTCTGTGGAGACGTAGTCCTGTCGTCCGTCGCCGACCACGCACGCGCGGCGTGGTCGGCCAAGGTTCGCGAGACCCTGGAGGTCGATGGGTTGCGGCTCGCCCGGCCAGTTCGTTCCACGGATGGCCGCTACGTTGTTTCGGGGTGGCGCGCCGACACATTCGTCGAGGGCACTCCGGAACCGCGGCACGACGAGGTCGTGTCGATGTCGGGTCGGCTCCACGCGGCCACCTCGAAGCTTGAACGTCCTCGCTTCCTGGCGCAACCGCCGCGGGCACCGGGGGAAGAGGTCGACGTGTTCGTGGCCGCGGACCGCGCAGCCTGGGAGAAGACCCCACTTCGTGGCATGACGGGCGCCGACCAATTCGAGCTGCCGTCGTCCGATGGGCGCAAGAGCCTCGAGCTGATCACCGGTCTCGCGACCCTGCGCAAATCTGTCACCAGCCCAGACCAGTTGGTGCACGGCGACCTGTTCGGCACCGTTCTCTTCTCCGGTGCACTTGCGCCCGGCATCACCGACATCACTCCGTACTGGCGCCCGGCGCCGTGGGCCGCGGCGGTGGCCGTCGTGGACGCCATCTCATGGGGCGGCGCCGACGAAGCACTCATTTCGCGCTGGGACGATCTACCGGAGTGGCCGCAGATGCTGTTGCGCGCCGTTCTGTTCAGGCTTGCCGTCCACGCGCTGCACCCGAGGTCCACGGCCGAAGCGTTCCCAGGACTCGCCCGTACCGCAGACTTGGTGCGCCTGATTCTTTGAGGTCTTTCCAAGTCGAGGTCGTTCCAGGTCGAGGTCGTTCCAATCGACTTTCCTGCTAGCTCAACAACTCGGTGAACAGGTCGCGCGCGGCCTGAGAGGCGCCGAGTTCGTCGCCCTCTACGACGGCGGCGATCAAGCGTGAATGCTCGTTGTGAAATCCCCGGCCATTGGTATGCACGCGCCGATTCACGGTCTGCTCGATCGAGGGCAGCAGCGAGTCGTAGAACTCGAGGTACACGGTGTTGTGGCTTGCTTCTACGACTGCGCGATGCAGTGCGATATCGGCGGCGATCGCCGCCTCGGCATCGGATTCGGTCCAGCGGCGGCGACGCTCTTCGGACAGTTCTTCGAGTCGTTTGATGTCGTCCGGTGTGCGCCGCCGAGCGGCCAGCGCGGCGGCGGTCACATCGAGTGCTTGGCGTAGTTCGGTGACATCGCGCTCATGGGCGGCCGAGAAGTACTTGCCGAGCGTGCCTCCTACATCGGAGGTGGCGATCACGTACGTGCCCGACCCCTGTCGCCGTTCGAGCATTCCGGCGTGGACGAGTGCCTGGACGGCCTCGCGAACGGTGTTGCGACCCGTCCCGGTCAGTTCGGAGAGTTCGGTTTCGGTGGGGATCTTCTCTCCGACGGCCCACCGGCCGCTGTGAATGTTGTCACGCAGCTGATCGGTGACCTGCGAGATGAGACTTGCCCGTTTGACCGGTCCTCCGAAAGTCATCCTGTCATCCTATGATTCCTGCCGTGAAACCTCAGCACGGTCGCCTTCTGGTCTTCTGCGCGATCGTGATGTCGGCGCTCGTCCTCAGGCTGGCGGTCACCTCGTTCTCCCCGTTGGCCTCCATGGTGGGGGAGGAGATCGGGTTCTCGCCGACCGTGGTGGGAGTATTCGGAATGGTGCCGACGGCGATGTTTGCGCTGTTCGGGCTGGGGACGCCGTTGATCGTCAAGCGGTGGGGGTTGGAGTCGACCGCGCTGGCCGCGATGTTGATGGCCGGAGTGGGGATGCTCGTCCGGGCTCTGATGAGCGACACGTGGTCGCTGCTGGCGCTGTCGGCTCTCGCTCTCGCGGGGATGGGAATCGGCAACGTGGTCATTCCGCCGCTGGTGAAGCGTTACTTCTCCGACCGTCTTGCGCGGATGAGTTCCGTGTACATCGTCGGCGTCCAGATCGGCACCATAGCCCCTGCCTTCGTGGCGGTCCCTCTCGCGGAGGGGTTCGGGTGGCGCTTCTCGATCGGTGTCTGGGCGCTCTTCGGTTTCGTCGCCGCGGTGCCCTGGATGTTGATTCTCACCCGTGTCCGGCGTCGCAGTTGGGCGCTCTCGGAGGTTGCAAAGCCTGTTGGCGGTCAGGTGGAGCAGCCTCCCGGTAGTGCCTGGCAGTCGCCGCTGGGGTGGGGAATGGCCGGCATGTTCGGAATGACCTCGATGATCACGTACTCGATGTTCGCGTGGATCCCCGACATCCTCGGCCGCGCCGGCGCGAGTGCCGCGTTCGGCGGTGCCATGGTGGGACTGTTCTCGTTCATGGGGCTGGTCGCGGCTTTCGGCGCTCCCACCCTGTGCGCACGAATGCAAAATCCGTTCCCGATCGTGGTCGGATGTGCCGTCTGCTACATCGTGGCCTTCGGCGGGTTGCTGTTCGCCCCGATGAGCGCGCCGATCCTCTGGATCGTGCTTCTCGGACTCGGGCCCAGCACGTTCCCCATGTCGTTGGCGCTGATCAACTTCCGCACGCGCAGCGACATCGGATCGTCGACGCTGTCCGGGTTCACACAGGGTGTGGGCTACGCCGCCGCCTGTCTCGGTCCGCTGCTGTTCGGCGTGTTTCACGAAGCATCGGAAGGTTGGGCGATGTCGTTCGGTTTCCTGACGGTCGGCGTGGTGGTCCTCCTCGTCGCGGCCTATCAGGCTTGTAAACCACGGATGCTCGAGGACGGCTGGCCCGCCCCCAGCCAGCCTGAGGTGGCCGTGCGGCACGCCTAGGAAGTGAGCCGCGCTCAGGGAACATTGCGGCAACCTCACATCGCCCCAGCCGGTCGAGTGAGGATCAATTGACGCTGTGGTCACCCGCCGCAGCACCATCGCAACAGCACTTTTCTACCTTTGATTCCCAACCGATCTGGTCGGGCATGGCGCCGTTCATGGCGACCGGGATCTTGGGCATCGACCCGACGGGTACGAAGGAGTGACGGCATGGGTAGCAGGTCAGCAGTAGTCATCGGGCACGGAATGGTCGGACACCGGTTCGTCGAGGCGCTGCGCGAGCGCGACGATTCAAACGATTGGTCGGTGACTGTGCTGTGTGACGAGCCGATTCCGGCGTACGACCGGGTGGGTCTCTCGTCCTACGTCGGCTCCTGGGACCACCGGGAACTCGCTCTCGCAGGCAACGACTACCCGGGTGACGCATTCGTCGACCTCCGGATCGGCAGTCGGGCGGCCTCGATCGATCGCGAGCTCCGCACGGTCACGACGGACTCGGGTGAGGTCTTCGATTACGACGCTCTTGTGATGGCCACCGGTTCGTACCCCTTCGTGCCGCCGATCCCCGGCCACGACCGGCCCGAGTGCTTCGTCTATCGGACCCTCGCCGACCTCGATGGGATCCGGGCACGCGCCGAGGCCGCCGGTCCCGGTGCCGCCGGTGTCGTGGTGGGCGGCGGCTTGCTCGGTCTCGAGGCGGCCAACGCGCTGAAGCTGATGGGTATGACGCCCCACGTCGTTGAGTTCGCGCCACGCCTTATGCCGCTGCAGGTGGACGAGGGCGGAGGAGCGCTTCTGGCCAACCTCGTCACCGACCTGGGTCTCACCGTCCACACCGGGGTCGGTACCTCCTCGATCACCGAAGGCCCCGAAGGCGTGAGCGTCGAACTCTCGGATGGCTCGGTGATCGAGGCCGCGCTGCTGGTGTTCTCCGCCGGCGTGCGTCCGAGGGACCAGCTGGCCCGCGACATCGGGCTCGACGTCGGCGAGCGCGGTGGGATCGTCACCGACCTCGGCTGCCGGACATCGGACGAGAACATCTACGCGGTCGGCGAATGCGCTGCGGTGGAGGGTCAGTGTTACGGACTCGTCGCCCCTGGCTACACCACTGCGGAGATAGTCGCGGATCGGCTACTCGGCGGTGAGGCAGAGTTCCAGGGCGCCGACTTGTCGACCAAGCTCAAGCTGATGGGTGTGGATGTCGCCAGTTTCGGCGACGCCCACGCGCAGGCGCCCGGTGCGCTCGAGGTCGTGCTCAGCGACGCCGCGAAGGGTACCTACGCCAAGCTCGTCGTCTCCGATGACGCGAAGACGCTGCTCGGCGGAATCTTGGTCGGGGACGCGTCCGCGTACGCGTCGCTGCGGCCACTGGTGGGCCGTGAACTCCCGGGTGACCCCGCGGCGCTGATCTCGCCGGCGGGGGAGAAGCCCGGCGCCGGCTCGTTGCCCGACGATGCCGAGGTGTGCTCGTGCAATGGCGTCACCAAGGGCGCGATCTGCGGGGCGATCGCCGAAGGTGCCTGCGACATCGCACAGGTCAAGAGCTGCACCAACGCGGGAACGACATGCGGCGGCTGTCTCCCTACGATCAAGCAGCTGCTGGCGTCGTCCGGTGTGGTGATGTCCAAGGCTCTGTGCGAGCACTTCGAGCAGTCCCGCGCAGAGCTGTTCGAGATCGTCCAGGCCACCGGCACCCGAACGTTCTCCGCATTGATCGCCAAATACGGCAAGGGAACGGGCTGCGACATCTGCAAACCCGTCGTCGCGTCGATCCTCGCGTCCACCGACTCGGATCACATCCTGCATCGCAACCAGGCGAGCCTGCAGGACACGAACGACCACTTCCTGGCCAACATCCAGAAGAACGGCACCTACTCGGTGGTGCCGCGCATGCCCGGCGGTGAGTGCACCCCCGAGCAACTCATCGTCATCGGTGAGGTGGCCCGCGACTTCGGTCTGTACACGAAGGTGACCGGCGGTCAGCGCATCGACCTCTTCGGCGCCCGCGTCGAACAGTTGCCGGCCATCTGGAAGCGCCTCGTCGATGCCGGCATGGAGTCCGGTCAGGCGTACGGAAAGTCGCTGCGCACCGTGAAGAGCTGTGTCGGGTCGACTTGGTGCCGGTACGGCGTGCAGGATTCGGTGGGCATGGCGGTCGACCTCGAGAATCGGTACCGTGGTCTGCGCTCGCCACACAAGCTGAAGTTCGGGGTCTCGGGCTGTGCCCGCGAGTGCGCGGAGGCCCGGGGCAAGGATGTGGGCGTCATCGCTACCGAGAACGGTTGGAACCTGTACGTCGGAGGCAACGGGGGTCAATCGCCGAAGCACGCACAGCTACTCGCTGGCGGTCTGGACGACGAAACACTGGTCCGATACATCGACCGCTATCTCATGTTCTACATCCGCACCGCAGATCGGTTGCAGCGGACCGCACCGTGGGTGGAGTCTCTCGAAGGGGGCCTGGACCACCTAAAGGATGTGGTCTGCAACGACAGTCTGGGTATCGCCGCGGAACTCGAAGCAGCGATGGCCAAGCACGTCGACGGGTACGTGGACGAGTGGGCGGGCGTCCTCGACGACCCGGAGAAGTTGTCTCGATTCGTCTCGTTCGTCAACGCGCCGGAGGAGGCCGATCCGACCGTCGCGTTCGATGAAACCGGCGTGCGGAAGGTCCCGGTTCTGATGGGAATGCCGGGATTCGCAACTTCTACACGGGAGTAATCCCTGCTTAACGGCGAGGAAACACCCATCCCGAACCATGGTCTTCACAACGGATACGCGATTTCGCGAGGGAAGGACTCCTCAATGACCGTCGTCGACATGAAAGTGCACAGCTCCAGCGGAACCAGGCGCGACAGCGTCACGTCGGGCCGACTCGAATGGACGTCGGCGTGCCCGCTCAGCCAGCTGATTCCCGGCTTGGGGGTAGCGGTGCTGCTGCGGGATGGGGAGCAGGCCGCACTGTTTCTGCTCGAGGACGGATCCCTCCGCGCCGTCGGCAACATCGACCCGTTCGGTCGAGCGGCGGTGATGTCCCGGGGGCTCGTAGGTGACCGGGCGGGAGAGCCGACCGTCGCATCACCGCTACTCAAGCAGGTGTTTTCATTGGTCGACGGTCGGTGCCTCGACGATGAGAATGTTCGGCTACCGGTGTATGACGTGCGGGTGTGGGCCGGCGTCGTTCAGATTCACAGCGCCCAGGTTCGCACTACGGGCGCGTGAACACCGTGACGTCCCTAGATGGATTCACGGTCGGGATCACCGCGTCCAGGCGTGCGGAGGAGCTCGCGACCTTGTTGACGCGGCGTGGCGCGGCGGTGGTGCACGCTCCGGCGATTCGCATCGTCCCGTCGGCCGATGACCGCGAACTCGAGCGCGTGACGTGCGAGATCGTTGCCGACCCACCGGATGTCGTTGTCGCGACGACAGGAATCGGCTTTCGCGGTTGGATGGCCGCTGCGGAAGGCTGGGGGCAGGCCGAGGAACTGGGCCGGGCGCTCGGGTCGAGCAGGCTGCTGGCCCGAGGTCCCAAGGTCGGTGGGGCGATCAGGGCCGCCGGGCTGGAAGAGGAATGGTCACCGGATTCCGAGTCCTGTGCGGAGGTGCTCGATCGCCTTCTCGCGGAGGGCGTCGAGGGACGACGTATCGCGATCCAGTTGCCCGCTGCCGGCCCGGACCGGGTCGAGGATGCTTGTGACGTGCTGCGCCGCGCGGGCGCCGAAGTCGTGGGCGTCCCCGTATACGGGTGGACTCCGTCCGAGGACCGGGCCCCGATGGACCGAATGATCGAGCTCGTCGCGACCGGTGGACTCGACGCTGTGACCTTCACCAGCGCGCCGGCAGCGTCAACGCTACTGAAACGAGCCGAGGAGACCGGAATGATCGAGATGGTGCTCCACTCGTTCCGGCATCGTGTCCTCGCGGCGTGCGTCGGATCGGTCAGCGCCGGGCCCTTGCGTGAACTCGCAATACCGGTGACCTTTCCGGAGCGCTCCCGCCTGGGCGCGCTGGCGCGGCACATCGAAGACGAACTGCCCTCTCGGGCCGACACGATTCATGCCGCCGGCCACGAGCTCAGCATTCGTGGCGGATGTGTCGTCGTCGATGGTGAGGCGAGGCAACTCCCCCCCGCCGCGATGTCGCTGATGCGCGCCCTCGGTTCCCAGCCCGGGCGGGTCGTCCCGAGGGAGGACCTGCTCGCGGCACTGCCCGGCGGAGGCGGCGACACCCACGCCGTTGAGATGGCGGTCGCGAGGTTGCGCGCGTCCCTTAAGGCACCGAAAGCAATACAGACCGTGGTCAAGCGGGGATATCGGTTGGCCGTCGACCACTTCGATGCACGCGTGGAGGGACTGTAATGACCGGGACAGCACTGGTATTGGTGGCACACGGAACGCGCAGCCCACGGGGGGTGGAGATGATCGCCCGGCTCTCGGACGCCGTCTCCGCGTATGTGTGTCACACCCGGGTGGCCTTCGTGGACGTTCTCGGGCCGTCTCCTTCCGAGGTGCTGCGCGACATATCCTCTCCAGCCGTGGTGGTCCCGGCGTTCCTGGCCTCCGGCTATCACGTCCATACCGACGTTCCGCGGGAGGTCGCAGACAGCGGGCACCGAGCGGTGTCCGTGAGTCGGGCGCTCGGACCCGATCCGGTCCTCGCGGATGTCATGCTGCGTCGACTCGTCGAGGCGGGGTGGCAACCCGGCGACGCCATCGTGCTCGCCGCTGCCGGGTCGTCCGACCCGCGCGCACTGCGTGACGTGCGCCGCGCCGCGGCGATGCTGTCCGAACTCGCAAACTCGCGGGTCAGGATCGGGTATGTCGCCACAGGGCAACCGCGCGTTCCGGATGTCGTCGCCGAACTCCGTGCTCGAGGGGAGAAGCGGGTGTTCGTCGCCTCATATTTGTTGGCGCATGGGCTGTTTCATCAGCGTCTCGCCGATGCCGGCGCCGACGGAGTCGCGGAACCGCTCGGCGTGGACCCGGCGATCGTTTCCCTGGTGGCCGACCGCTTCCGCAACTGCCTCCCAGCGTCCGGCGGCGCTACGCAGGAACCCGTCGAGGTGCCGCGTGAGCGGCACGGTAGAGAATCCCCGGCCTTCAGGCCGGGGAGGACGTCAATCCAGTGCTGATTGGGCGTTCTGCGGACCCATCAGCGCGGTAGCCACACCAGTTCGGCGAGTTCCCCGTCGGCTGCACCTGCGGGAACCAGCGCGAGTGCTTCGCGGCCGACGACCCCGGCCAGATGGGCGGTCCGGATGGCGGGGTCGGCGCGCCAGGCTCCGTCCGGTTCCGGAACGACCGGCAGGATGCGCACCGTGTCACTGCTGACCTCGGATGCGTTCGCGATTCGACCGAGCGGGATCGGGGTCGGACTGCGACCGGTCAAGGCAGCCACGATGGCCGGACCCGTTGTCAGAAGCGTCGCGACAGCGGCATACGGGTTTCCCGGCAGGCCGAGCACTACGCGCCCATCCGGTAGCAGGGCAGTCAGTTGGGAGCCGCCGGGCCTGCACTGCACTCTGCTCACCACCATCCGGGCCGCAGCCCGGTCGAGTGCCCCCCGCAATTGGTCGGCGGCGCCGCCACCGGTGGCACCCGCGATCACTATGAGGTCGGGCCGATGCACTTGACTGAGCAGTTCGTCGAAGCTGTCGGATGTGTCTCGCAGGTGGGTGTCGGCGATGGTACGGATTCCGCACCATGAGAGGAATTGGGGGAGAACGGGACCGAGCGCGTCCCGGGTCTGTCCTGGGCGCAGTGGGCCGTCCCGTCGAATCTCGTCCCCGGTCAGCACAACGTGCGCACGCACGGGGCCCCGAACGGCCGCGAAGGTCGCTTCCGCGCTTGCGCCCACAGAGGAGAGTGCGGGCGTGACGGCCGTTCCCTTCGCGGCGAGACGATGCCCCACCGGCCAGTCCTCGCCGGGCCGCCGCACATCGTCCCGCATCGGGGTGCCCTCTCGGCGGCGTAGTTGTTTGCCGTCGGGAGTATCTGTCCTGACCGCGAATTCGTCGCGGACGACGGTGGTTGCTCCGCTGGGTAGATGTGCACCCGTCGCGATTCGTGCGGCCTCACCCTCCTCGAGCTCGAGCTCCCCCGAGCCGCCTGCGTAGCGGATGTCGTCGCGTAGCAACCACGGTCCGTCGCCCGCGACCGCGTATCCGTCCATCGCGGACATCGAGATTCGGGGCAGCGACTCGGCCGCGACCAGTGGTTCGGCGAGCGTGGCGCCGAGTGATTCCCCGAGAGATGCGACACGCGGTGCAAGCGGGGGAACCATGTCGAGGATTGCGCGCCTGGCCTCGCCGATGGTGACCGGTGCCCCCGTGACGCCGCTGCGGGCTCGTTCGAGGTCTTCCGGGGTATCACAGTCGGTGATGCCGTCCAGGATGACGGTTTCGAATTGGTCCGGCACGAGCGCCTTCATCGGCTGATTGACGGTGGAGCCGAGGGCGCGGATCCGGTCGTTCAACGCCGCGACCCGCCACGCCGACAGCAGGAACTGCAGTCGCCCCGTTTCGTCGACCGCGAAGACGGCTTCCGTGTCGTCCAGTGCGCCCCTGAGGGTCTCGACCACCGCGGGGCTCAGGAATGGCAGATCCGAGGCGAGGAGAATCACCCGATCCGACGGTTCCGCGTCCAGCGCAGCGAGGCCGGCGGCCACGCCGGCTACCGGACCGGATCCCGGCGGATTCTCCTGGGCCTGCAGGACGGGCGGGCCGACATCGCCGCGCGGAGGTCCGACCACGACGATGCGGTGACAACCGTTGACAGCGTCGAGCGCCGTGTCGAGCATCCGGCGTCCGCCCACGACAATTGCCGGCTTGTCCACGCCGCCCATCCGCGTTGCTCGTCCGCCGGCGAGGACGATCGCGTGGACGGGTATTGTCAACTCCATTCTTTCATGCTGCCCCATGCCCGTGGTCGCTGTAGAGTGACTACGCACCGACGGCGGTCGGGGTTCGGTTGGCTGCGTGAAAAGCAACGGATCCTCCCCCCGGTGCTCTGGCATTGTCGAGTCCGTTGATCTGATAGTGGAATTGTGGGGGACGTATGGCCTTATTGGTTCGTAGATCTTTTCGCTCCGCGGCACTCGCCTCGGTATTCGCACTGGCTGTGACACTCGTCGGCGAGGCTACGTCAGGGGCGCAACCGCCTCTGGACCAAACGCCCAGTGCTGATGCGGGGTTCCTCACCCCCGATCCGGACCCCTTCTACGCGCCTCCGCCGAATATCGCCGACTACGCGCCAGGCCACGTCTTCGAGGTTCGCCGACTGCCGGACACTCCCTACTTCCCCGGAAGCACGGTGTGGGAAATCGCGTTCCGTAGCACGGACTCGCAGGACAGGCCGATCGTCGCGAACACCACCTACGTACGCCCTCCGAACCATGTGCCGGACGGCCCGGTGCTGTCCTACCAGCACATCATCAACGCGCTCGGTAGCAAGTGCAAGATCGCCAACACGCTGTACACCAGTGATCCGACTTCGAAGCTTCGCGAAGCTGTCGGTCTCAACGTTGCGCTCGCGCGCGGGTGGGCCGTGGCGTTGCCCGACCATCTGGGCCCGCGGATGGCGTACGGCGCCGCCAAGCTCGGTGGCCAGATCACTCTCGACGGTATCCGTGCCGTGCAGCAAGTTCCAGAGTTGCAGGCAACGAACAGCAAGTTCGGACTGGCCGGGTATTCCGGCGGCGGTATGGCAACGACGTGGGCAGCCGCGCTGGCGCCCACATACGCACCCGAACTCGACATCGTCGGCATCGCAGAGGGCGGAACCCCGATGAACCTGGTGAAGATGGGGGAGGGCCTGGGCGGCGATCCGCACCCCGCGTTCGGCCTTGCGATGGCCGCTGTGTTGGGGCTCGAGCGTGAGTACCCGGCTCGTGTCGACGTCACCGGCCAACTCAACGACGAGGGTCTCCGGATGAAGCAGTTGCTAGGCGACAGCTGCAGTTACGAGATCATTGCCTTCGGAGCAGGCCGCAGCGCCGCGCAAGTGACCGACAATGAGAACTTCCTCGAGGACCCGGACCTGCGG
It encodes:
- the nirB gene encoding nitrite reductase large subunit NirB, whose amino-acid sequence is MGSRSAVVIGHGMVGHRFVEALRERDDSNDWSVTVLCDEPIPAYDRVGLSSYVGSWDHRELALAGNDYPGDAFVDLRIGSRAASIDRELRTVTTDSGEVFDYDALVMATGSYPFVPPIPGHDRPECFVYRTLADLDGIRARAEAAGPGAAGVVVGGGLLGLEAANALKLMGMTPHVVEFAPRLMPLQVDEGGGALLANLVTDLGLTVHTGVGTSSITEGPEGVSVELSDGSVIEAALLVFSAGVRPRDQLARDIGLDVGERGGIVTDLGCRTSDENIYAVGECAAVEGQCYGLVAPGYTTAEIVADRLLGGEAEFQGADLSTKLKLMGVDVASFGDAHAQAPGALEVVLSDAAKGTYAKLVVSDDAKTLLGGILVGDASAYASLRPLVGRELPGDPAALISPAGEKPGAGSLPDDAEVCSCNGVTKGAICGAIAEGACDIAQVKSCTNAGTTCGGCLPTIKQLLASSGVVMSKALCEHFEQSRAELFEIVQATGTRTFSALIAKYGKGTGCDICKPVVASILASTDSDHILHRNQASLQDTNDHFLANIQKNGTYSVVPRMPGGECTPEQLIVIGEVARDFGLYTKVTGGQRIDLFGARVEQLPAIWKRLVDAGMESGQAYGKSLRTVKSCVGSTWCRYGVQDSVGMAVDLENRYRGLRSPHKLKFGVSGCARECAEARGKDVGVIATENGWNLYVGGNGGQSPKHAQLLAGGLDDETLVRYIDRYLMFYIRTADRLQRTAPWVESLEGGLDHLKDVVCNDSLGIAAELEAAMAKHVDGYVDEWAGVLDDPEKLSRFVSFVNAPEEADPTVAFDETGVRKVPVLMGMPGFATSTRE
- a CDS encoding uroporphyrinogen-III synthase, which encodes MNTVTSLDGFTVGITASRRAEELATLLTRRGAAVVHAPAIRIVPSADDRELERVTCEIVADPPDVVVATTGIGFRGWMAAAEGWGQAEELGRALGSSRLLARGPKVGGAIRAAGLEEEWSPDSESCAEVLDRLLAEGVEGRRIAIQLPAAGPDRVEDACDVLRRAGAEVVGVPVYGWTPSEDRAPMDRMIELVATGGLDAVTFTSAPAASTLLKRAEETGMIEMVLHSFRHRVLAACVGSVSAGPLRELAIPVTFPERSRLGALARHIEDELPSRADTIHAAGHELSIRGGCVVVDGEARQLPPAAMSLMRALGSQPGRVVPREDLLAALPGGGGDTHAVEMAVARLRASLKAPKAIQTVVKRGYRLAVDHFDARVEGL
- a CDS encoding sirohydrochlorin chelatase, whose protein sequence is MTGTALVLVAHGTRSPRGVEMIARLSDAVSAYVCHTRVAFVDVLGPSPSEVLRDISSPAVVVPAFLASGYHVHTDVPREVADSGHRAVSVSRALGPDPVLADVMLRRLVEAGWQPGDAIVLAAAGSSDPRALRDVRRAAAMLSELANSRVRIGYVATGQPRVPDVVAELRARGEKRVFVASYLLAHGLFHQRLADAGADGVAEPLGVDPAIVSLVADRFRNCLPASGGATQEPVEVPRERHGRESPAFRPGRTSIQC
- a CDS encoding MFS transporter; this encodes MSALVLRLAVTSFSPLASMVGEEIGFSPTVVGVFGMVPTAMFALFGLGTPLIVKRWGLESTALAAMLMAGVGMLVRALMSDTWSLLALSALALAGMGIGNVVIPPLVKRYFSDRLARMSSVYIVGVQIGTIAPAFVAVPLAEGFGWRFSIGVWALFGFVAAVPWMLILTRVRRRSWALSEVAKPVGGQVEQPPGSAWQSPLGWGMAGMFGMTSMITYSMFAWIPDILGRAGASAAFGGAMVGLFSFMGLVAAFGAPTLCARMQNPFPIVVGCAVCYIVAFGGLLFAPMSAPILWIVLLGLGPSTFPMSLALINFRTRSDIGSSTLSGFTQGVGYAAACLGPLLFGVFHEASEGWAMSFGFLTVGVVVLLVAAYQACKPRMLEDGWPAPSQPEVAVRHA
- the nirD gene encoding nitrite reductase small subunit NirD, with the translated sequence MTVVDMKVHSSSGTRRDSVTSGRLEWTSACPLSQLIPGLGVAVLLRDGEQAALFLLEDGSLRAVGNIDPFGRAAVMSRGLVGDRAGEPTVASPLLKQVFSLVDGRCLDDENVRLPVYDVRVWAGVVQIHSAQVRTTGA
- the moeZ gene encoding adenylyltransferase/sulfurtransferase MoeZ; its protein translation is MNTPQALPPLVEPDAELTREEVARYSRHLIIPDVGMAGQKRLKNAKVLVIGAGGLGSPALLYLAAAGVGTIGIVEFDEVDMSNLQRQVIHGRSDLGRSKAESARDSILEINDAVDVRLHQFRLEPDNAVELFRQYDLILDGTDNFATRYLVNDAAVLAHKPYVWGSIYRFEGQTSVFWEDAPNGRGLNYRDLYPEAPPPGMVPSCAEGGVLGVLCASIGSIMATEAVKLITGIGESLLGRLMVYDALDMTYRTITLRRDPARTPITELIDYDEFCGVVSEEGQAAAVGSTITATELAELLDSGTDIELVDVREPVEWDIVHLPGAVLIPKDRILSGEALSELPQDKQIVLHCKTGVRSAEALAALKEAGFSTATHLQGGVMAWAKQVDSSLPVY
- a CDS encoding TIGR02569 family protein, whose amino-acid sequence is MSTGQPPLHVCSTFGLRDVEPIALGADWDGGWLCGDVVLSSVADHARAAWSAKVRETLEVDGLRLARPVRSTDGRYVVSGWRADTFVEGTPEPRHDEVVSMSGRLHAATSKLERPRFLAQPPRAPGEEVDVFVAADRAAWEKTPLRGMTGADQFELPSSDGRKSLELITGLATLRKSVTSPDQLVHGDLFGTVLFSGALAPGITDITPYWRPAPWAAAVAVVDAISWGGADEALISRWDDLPEWPQMLLRAVLFRLAVHALHPRSTAEAFPGLARTADLVRLIL
- a CDS encoding FadR/GntR family transcriptional regulator — its product is MTFGGPVKRASLISQVTDQLRDNIHSGRWAVGEKIPTETELSELTGTGRNTVREAVQALVHAGMLERRQGSGTYVIATSDVGGTLGKYFSAAHERDVTELRQALDVTAAALAARRRTPDDIKRLEELSEERRRRWTESDAEAAIAADIALHRAVVEASHNTVYLEFYDSLLPSIEQTVNRRVHTNGRGFHNEHSRLIAAVVEGDELGASQAARDLFTELLS